In Patagioenas fasciata isolate bPatFas1 chromosome 2, bPatFas1.hap1, whole genome shotgun sequence, a single window of DNA contains:
- the AOC1 gene encoding diamine oxidase [copper-containing] isoform X1 has product MRGGGGCSGAPPWPPTRGRERGGERRRERAGPPKMWLLRLSWALATLGITAGSSPGPSPTAPAPDKASIFADLSPAELRAVRTFLLSRPELGLSPSRGEPLAKNTLFLVELLPPKKRLALRYLDQGGPRPRRQARAVVFFGGQAAPNVTEYIVGPLPQPSSYRPLRFKGGRNIPFASRPITQTEYELLHRTLLVALEPLQPLLRDATGSGYHNGSRGSLTFSDIAPRGLAPGERRSWLVLQRFVEGFFLHPVGLEVLVDHQDPDPRRWAVQQLWYNGQYFSSPRELAERYERGTLALARLPEPPAQQLFSSYEPRGRFATGTPTDVHGAKVCEPQGRRYRLRGNQLEYGGWSLAFRLRSSAGLQLFDLRFNGERLAYEVSVQEAIAFYGGHTPAAMQTKYMDAGWGMGSVTYELARGVDCPEVATYLDAHHLYDADGPMRFSSAICIFELPTGVPLRRHFDSDYQGGFHFYAGLEGQALVLRTTSTVYNYDYIWDFLFYPNGVMEAKVHATGFIHATFYTPQGLRYGSRVHSHVLGNLHTHLVHYKVDLDIAGTSNSFETMDVRFENISNPWSPGARVVQPWLHRQPRRSERQAAFPFGTALPRYLLFYNPHRRNRWGHPRSYRIQHSSHAGRVLPRGWQEEKGVSWSRYHLAVTRHHENERSSSSIYGQNNPWEPLVSFEGFIHDNETIEDQDLVAWVTVGFLHVPHAEDIPNTATPGNAVGFFLRPFNFFDEDPSVASRSPVIVRPLDPPTFSRVQIQRWTPASPGPCVAPGPFTYNGTYWQE; this is encoded by the exons GTCCCCCAAAGATGTGGCTGCTCCGGCTCAGCTGGGCGCTGGCCACGCTGGGCATCACAGCTGGCTCcagccccggccccagccccaccgCACCCGCTCCGGACAAGGCCTCCATCTTTGCCGACCTGTCCCCGGCGGAGCTGCGCGCCGTGCGGACCTTCCTGCTGAGCCGGCCCGAGCTGGGGCTGTCCCCGAGCCGCGGGGAGCCCCTGGCCAAGAACACCCTGTTCCTGGTGGAGCTGCTGCCCCCCAAGAAGCGGCTGGCCCTGCGCTACCTGGACCAGGGCGGCCCCCGGCCCCGGCGCCAAGCTCGGGCCGTCGTCTTCTTCGGGGGGCAGGCGGCGCCCAACGTCACTGAATACATCGTGGggcccctgccccagcccagctcctacCGGCCCCTGCGCTTCAAGGGGGGTCGCAACATCCCCTTCGCCTCCCGGCCCATCACCCAGACGGAGTACGAGCTGCTGCACCGCACACTGCTGGTGGCCCTGGAGCCGCTGCAGCCGCTGCTGCGCGACGCCACCGGCTCCGGGTACCACAACGGCTCCCGGGGCTCCCTGACCTTCTCGGACATCGCGCCGCGGGGGCTGGCGCCCGGCGAGCGCCGCAGCTGGCTGGTGCTGCAGCGCTTCGTGGAGGGCTTCTTCCTGCACCCCGtggggctggaggtgctggtggaccACCAGGACCCCGACCCGCGGCGCTGGGCGGTGCAGCAGCTCTGGTACAACGGGCAGTACTTCTCCAGCCCGCGGGAGCTGGCCGAGCGCTACGAGCGGGGGACGCTGGCGCTGGCCCGCCTGCCCGAGCCGCCCGCCCAGCAGCTCTTCTCCAGCTACGAGCCCCGCGGGCGCTTCGCCACCGGCACCCCCACCGACGTGCATGGGGCCAAGGTGTGCGAGCCGCAGGGCCGGCGGTACCGGCTGCGCGGCAACCAGCTGGAGTACGGGGGCTGGAGCCTGGCCTTCCGCCTGCGCTCCTCCGCCGGGCTGCAGCTCTTCGACCTGCGCTTCAACGGGGAGCGCCTGGCCTACGAGGTGAGCGTGCAGGAGGCCATCGCCTTCTACGGGGGCCACACGCCGGCCGCCATGCAGACCAAGTACATGGATGCCGGCTGGGGCATGGGCTCCGTCACCTACGAGCTGGCCCGCGGCGTCGACTGCCCCGAGGTGGCCACCTACCTGGACGCCCACCACCTCTACGACGCCGACGGGCCCATGCGCTTCTCCAGTGCCATCTGCATCTTCGAGCTGCCCACGGGCGTCCCGCTGCGCCGCCACTTCGACAGTGACTACCAGGGGGGGTTCCACTTCTAcgcggggctggaggggcaggCGCTGGTCCTGCGCACCACCTCCACCGTCTACAACTACGACTACATCTGGGATTTCCTCTTCTACCCCAATGGTGTGATGGAGGCCAAGGTCCACGCCACCGGCTTCATCCACGCCACCTTCTACACGCCGCAGGGCCTGCGCTACGGCAGCCGCGTCCACAGCCAcgtcctgggcaacctgcacaCCCACCTGGTGCACTACAAGGTGGACCTGGACATCGCAG GCACCAGCAACAGCTTCGAGACGATGGACGTGCGCTTTGAGAACATCTCCAACCCCTGGAGCCCGGGCGCCCGCGTGGTGCAGCCCTGGCTGCACCGGCAGCCGCGCCGCAGCGAGCGCCAGGCCGCCTTCCCCTTCGGCACGGCGCTGCCGCGCTACCTGCTCTTCTACAACCCGCACCGGCGCAACCGCTGGGGCCACCCGCGCAGCTACCGCATCCAGCACAGCTCGCACGCCGGGCGGGTGCTGCCGCGCGgctggcaggaggagaagggCGTCTCCTGGAGCAG GTACCACCTGGCCGTGACGCGGCACCACGAGAACgagcgcagcagcagcagcatctacgGCCAGAACAACCCCTGGGAGCCCCTTGTCAGCTTCGAGGGCTTCATCCACGACAACGAGACCATCGAGGACCAG GACCTGGTGGCCTGGGTGACCGTCGGGTTCCTGCACGTCCCGCACGCCGAGGACATCCCCAACACGGCCACCCCCGGCAACGCCGTCGGCTTCTTCCTGCGCCCCTTCAACTTCTTCGACGAGGACCCCTCGGTGGCCTCGCGCAGCCCCGTCATCGTGCGCCCGCTGGACCCCCCCACCTTCTCCCGGGTGCAGATCCAGCGCTggacccccgccagccccggccccTGTGTCGCGCCGGGGCCCTTCACCTACAATGGCACCTACTGGCAGGAGTGA
- the AOC1 gene encoding diamine oxidase [copper-containing] isoform X2 yields the protein MWLLRLSWALATLGITAGSSPGPSPTAPAPDKASIFADLSPAELRAVRTFLLSRPELGLSPSRGEPLAKNTLFLVELLPPKKRLALRYLDQGGPRPRRQARAVVFFGGQAAPNVTEYIVGPLPQPSSYRPLRFKGGRNIPFASRPITQTEYELLHRTLLVALEPLQPLLRDATGSGYHNGSRGSLTFSDIAPRGLAPGERRSWLVLQRFVEGFFLHPVGLEVLVDHQDPDPRRWAVQQLWYNGQYFSSPRELAERYERGTLALARLPEPPAQQLFSSYEPRGRFATGTPTDVHGAKVCEPQGRRYRLRGNQLEYGGWSLAFRLRSSAGLQLFDLRFNGERLAYEVSVQEAIAFYGGHTPAAMQTKYMDAGWGMGSVTYELARGVDCPEVATYLDAHHLYDADGPMRFSSAICIFELPTGVPLRRHFDSDYQGGFHFYAGLEGQALVLRTTSTVYNYDYIWDFLFYPNGVMEAKVHATGFIHATFYTPQGLRYGSRVHSHVLGNLHTHLVHYKVDLDIAGTSNSFETMDVRFENISNPWSPGARVVQPWLHRQPRRSERQAAFPFGTALPRYLLFYNPHRRNRWGHPRSYRIQHSSHAGRVLPRGWQEEKGVSWSRYHLAVTRHHENERSSSSIYGQNNPWEPLVSFEGFIHDNETIEDQDLVAWVTVGFLHVPHAEDIPNTATPGNAVGFFLRPFNFFDEDPSVASRSPVIVRPLDPPTFSRVQIQRWTPASPGPCVAPGPFTYNGTYWQE from the exons ATGTGGCTGCTCCGGCTCAGCTGGGCGCTGGCCACGCTGGGCATCACAGCTGGCTCcagccccggccccagccccaccgCACCCGCTCCGGACAAGGCCTCCATCTTTGCCGACCTGTCCCCGGCGGAGCTGCGCGCCGTGCGGACCTTCCTGCTGAGCCGGCCCGAGCTGGGGCTGTCCCCGAGCCGCGGGGAGCCCCTGGCCAAGAACACCCTGTTCCTGGTGGAGCTGCTGCCCCCCAAGAAGCGGCTGGCCCTGCGCTACCTGGACCAGGGCGGCCCCCGGCCCCGGCGCCAAGCTCGGGCCGTCGTCTTCTTCGGGGGGCAGGCGGCGCCCAACGTCACTGAATACATCGTGGggcccctgccccagcccagctcctacCGGCCCCTGCGCTTCAAGGGGGGTCGCAACATCCCCTTCGCCTCCCGGCCCATCACCCAGACGGAGTACGAGCTGCTGCACCGCACACTGCTGGTGGCCCTGGAGCCGCTGCAGCCGCTGCTGCGCGACGCCACCGGCTCCGGGTACCACAACGGCTCCCGGGGCTCCCTGACCTTCTCGGACATCGCGCCGCGGGGGCTGGCGCCCGGCGAGCGCCGCAGCTGGCTGGTGCTGCAGCGCTTCGTGGAGGGCTTCTTCCTGCACCCCGtggggctggaggtgctggtggaccACCAGGACCCCGACCCGCGGCGCTGGGCGGTGCAGCAGCTCTGGTACAACGGGCAGTACTTCTCCAGCCCGCGGGAGCTGGCCGAGCGCTACGAGCGGGGGACGCTGGCGCTGGCCCGCCTGCCCGAGCCGCCCGCCCAGCAGCTCTTCTCCAGCTACGAGCCCCGCGGGCGCTTCGCCACCGGCACCCCCACCGACGTGCATGGGGCCAAGGTGTGCGAGCCGCAGGGCCGGCGGTACCGGCTGCGCGGCAACCAGCTGGAGTACGGGGGCTGGAGCCTGGCCTTCCGCCTGCGCTCCTCCGCCGGGCTGCAGCTCTTCGACCTGCGCTTCAACGGGGAGCGCCTGGCCTACGAGGTGAGCGTGCAGGAGGCCATCGCCTTCTACGGGGGCCACACGCCGGCCGCCATGCAGACCAAGTACATGGATGCCGGCTGGGGCATGGGCTCCGTCACCTACGAGCTGGCCCGCGGCGTCGACTGCCCCGAGGTGGCCACCTACCTGGACGCCCACCACCTCTACGACGCCGACGGGCCCATGCGCTTCTCCAGTGCCATCTGCATCTTCGAGCTGCCCACGGGCGTCCCGCTGCGCCGCCACTTCGACAGTGACTACCAGGGGGGGTTCCACTTCTAcgcggggctggaggggcaggCGCTGGTCCTGCGCACCACCTCCACCGTCTACAACTACGACTACATCTGGGATTTCCTCTTCTACCCCAATGGTGTGATGGAGGCCAAGGTCCACGCCACCGGCTTCATCCACGCCACCTTCTACACGCCGCAGGGCCTGCGCTACGGCAGCCGCGTCCACAGCCAcgtcctgggcaacctgcacaCCCACCTGGTGCACTACAAGGTGGACCTGGACATCGCAG GCACCAGCAACAGCTTCGAGACGATGGACGTGCGCTTTGAGAACATCTCCAACCCCTGGAGCCCGGGCGCCCGCGTGGTGCAGCCCTGGCTGCACCGGCAGCCGCGCCGCAGCGAGCGCCAGGCCGCCTTCCCCTTCGGCACGGCGCTGCCGCGCTACCTGCTCTTCTACAACCCGCACCGGCGCAACCGCTGGGGCCACCCGCGCAGCTACCGCATCCAGCACAGCTCGCACGCCGGGCGGGTGCTGCCGCGCGgctggcaggaggagaagggCGTCTCCTGGAGCAG GTACCACCTGGCCGTGACGCGGCACCACGAGAACgagcgcagcagcagcagcatctacgGCCAGAACAACCCCTGGGAGCCCCTTGTCAGCTTCGAGGGCTTCATCCACGACAACGAGACCATCGAGGACCAG GACCTGGTGGCCTGGGTGACCGTCGGGTTCCTGCACGTCCCGCACGCCGAGGACATCCCCAACACGGCCACCCCCGGCAACGCCGTCGGCTTCTTCCTGCGCCCCTTCAACTTCTTCGACGAGGACCCCTCGGTGGCCTCGCGCAGCCCCGTCATCGTGCGCCCGCTGGACCCCCCCACCTTCTCCCGGGTGCAGATCCAGCGCTggacccccgccagccccggccccTGTGTCGCGCCGGGGCCCTTCACCTACAATGGCACCTACTGGCAGGAGTGA